The following are from one region of the Noviherbaspirillum sedimenti genome:
- a CDS encoding 3-(methylthio)propionyl-CoA ligase, with product MSQYPKSPMMGQMMSQPLLISTIIQFADRNFADTEIVSRRAEGDIHRYTYRDCHKRARQMANALSNLGVKMGDRVATLAWNGYRHLELYYAISGSGAVMHTINPRLHPDQIAYIVNHAEDQYLFFDITFLPLVEGFAAQCKATKGFVMMCGRDRMPAESKIPNLMCYEDLVEQSSDQYEWPLFDENSASSLCYTSGTTGNPKGVLYSHRSTLLHSFSALMPDAITFSSRDVVVPVVPMFHVNAWGLPYSAPMTGAKLVFPGPALDGKSLYELFEQEQVTYAAGVPTIWLGLLNHVGQNNLKFSSFKRTIIGGSTCPPAMMKTFQQQYNVEVVHGWGMTELSPLGAACTLQRKHLNLPEEQKQAILERQGRAIFGIDMKIVDDAGLELPWDGKTFGNLLVKGSWVVSSYFRSDSGDVLQDGWFPTGDVATITADGYMQITDRSKDVIKSGGEWIGSIDLENIAMAHPAVQQVACIGVSHPKWDERPLLVVVKKPGADVSKEELIKFYDGKIAKWWTPDDVTFVEALPIGATGKILKNKIREQFHDYKLPTA from the coding sequence ATGTCGCAATATCCAAAGAGCCCCATGATGGGCCAAATGATGAGCCAGCCTTTGCTCATTTCCACCATTATTCAATTCGCGGATCGCAATTTCGCCGATACGGAAATCGTCTCGCGCCGCGCCGAGGGCGATATTCATCGTTACACTTATCGCGACTGCCACAAGCGCGCGCGCCAGATGGCCAATGCGCTCTCGAACCTTGGCGTGAAAATGGGCGACCGCGTCGCGACTCTGGCCTGGAACGGCTATCGCCACCTGGAACTTTATTATGCGATTTCCGGTTCCGGCGCCGTCATGCACACCATCAATCCGCGTCTGCATCCGGACCAGATCGCCTATATCGTCAATCATGCGGAAGACCAATACCTGTTTTTTGACATCACCTTTTTGCCGCTGGTCGAGGGGTTCGCCGCGCAGTGCAAGGCGACTAAAGGTTTTGTCATGATGTGCGGCCGCGACCGCATGCCGGCCGAGAGCAAGATTCCCAATCTGATGTGCTACGAAGACTTGGTAGAGCAAAGCTCGGATCAGTATGAATGGCCGCTGTTCGACGAAAACTCCGCTTCCAGCCTGTGCTATACGTCCGGCACGACCGGCAATCCGAAAGGCGTGCTGTACTCGCACCGTTCGACCTTGCTGCATTCCTTTAGCGCGCTCATGCCCGACGCGATCACCTTTTCGTCGCGCGATGTGGTCGTGCCGGTAGTGCCGATGTTCCACGTCAATGCCTGGGGCTTGCCATACTCGGCACCCATGACTGGCGCCAAGCTGGTTTTTCCGGGACCGGCTCTTGACGGCAAGTCGCTGTATGAATTGTTCGAACAGGAGCAGGTGACGTATGCGGCCGGCGTGCCGACGATCTGGCTCGGTTTGCTCAACCATGTCGGCCAGAACAACCTGAAATTCTCCAGCTTCAAGCGCACCATCATCGGCGGTTCCACTTGCCCGCCGGCGATGATGAAAACCTTCCAGCAACAGTACAACGTGGAAGTCGTGCATGGCTGGGGTATGACGGAACTGTCGCCGCTGGGTGCGGCATGCACGCTGCAACGCAAGCACCTGAACTTGCCGGAAGAGCAGAAGCAGGCAATTCTGGAAAGGCAGGGGCGCGCGATATTTGGCATCGACATGAAGATTGTCGACGACGCCGGCCTCGAATTGCCGTGGGATGGCAAAACCTTCGGCAATCTCCTGGTCAAGGGGTCGTGGGTCGTTTCCAGCTATTTCAGGAGCGACAGCGGCGATGTGCTGCAGGATGGCTGGTTCCCGACCGGCGACGTGGCCACCATCACGGCGGATGGCTACATGCAGATCACTGACCGCAGCAAGGATGTGATCAAGTCCGGCGGCGAGTGGATCGGCTCGATCGACCTGGAAAATATCGCGATGGCGCATCCGGCGGTGCAGCAGGTGGCGTGTATCGGCGTATCCCATCCGAAGTGGGACGAACGTCCGCTGCTGGTGGTAGTGAAGAAGCCCGGTGCAGACGTCAGCAAGGAAGAACTGATCAAGTTCTATGATGGTAAAATCGCCAAATGGTGGACGCCGGACGATGTCACTTTCGTTGAAGCGCTGCCAATCGGCGCCACCGGGAAAATCCTGAAGAACAAGATTCGTGAGCAATTCCACGACTACAAGCTGCCGACTGCATGA
- a CDS encoding WD40/YVTN/BNR-like repeat-containing protein, whose translation MRNQLMAAKLAALALALPLAASAATFQDVLDTPAKESALAARSLLNGVVGAGKRVVAVGQRGHIVYSDDQGKSWRQASVPVSSDLLAVTFSSPQKGWAVGHDGVVLHTADGGANWVKQLDGSSAAKVLESFYAKQAATGELGSSEQSAALVEEVARLARQGAETPFLDVWFADDNTGFIVGAFNLIFRTGDGGKTWEPWFHRTENPTRMHLYAIRQVGGALYISGEQGLVLKLDEAGKRFAAMDTGYRGTYFGVNGNKDAVVVFGLRGNAYRSIDGGRQWAKIETGLQDGITGATTCGANRLVLISQSGRMLASDDAGERFRPVKLAQPGPASAIACVSGDVVVIAGPRGVHAHAFDIK comes from the coding sequence ATGCGCAATCAACTGATGGCGGCAAAGCTGGCCGCCCTGGCCCTCGCGCTTCCCCTGGCTGCTTCGGCAGCCACTTTCCAGGACGTGCTCGACACGCCCGCGAAAGAGAGCGCCCTGGCCGCGAGATCCCTGCTCAACGGCGTCGTCGGCGCGGGCAAGCGTGTTGTCGCCGTTGGCCAGCGGGGCCATATCGTGTACTCGGACGACCAGGGCAAGTCGTGGCGCCAGGCCAGCGTGCCGGTCAGTTCGGACCTGCTGGCGGTGACGTTTTCGTCACCGCAAAAAGGCTGGGCTGTCGGCCATGACGGCGTGGTGCTGCATACCGCCGATGGCGGCGCAAACTGGGTCAAGCAACTGGACGGCAGCAGCGCCGCCAAGGTTCTGGAGTCGTTCTATGCAAAGCAGGCTGCGACGGGCGAACTGGGTTCGTCCGAGCAGTCGGCGGCGCTGGTCGAAGAAGTCGCACGCCTTGCCAGGCAGGGCGCAGAGACGCCCTTCCTCGACGTCTGGTTTGCCGATGACAACACCGGCTTCATCGTTGGCGCCTTCAACCTGATCTTCCGTACCGGCGACGGCGGAAAGACCTGGGAGCCTTGGTTCCATCGCACCGAGAATCCGACCCGCATGCACCTGTACGCAATCCGCCAGGTCGGCGGCGCACTGTACATCAGCGGCGAGCAGGGGCTCGTGCTCAAGCTCGATGAGGCGGGCAAACGCTTCGCGGCAATGGATACCGGCTATCGTGGGACCTATTTCGGCGTCAATGGCAACAAAGATGCCGTGGTGGTGTTCGGCCTGCGCGGCAATGCCTATCGCAGCATCGATGGCGGCAGGCAGTGGGCGAAGATTGAAACCGGCTTGCAGGACGGGATTACAGGCGCCACGACCTGCGGCGCCAACCGCCTGGTCCTGATCAGCCAGTCGGGCCGCATGCTGGCGAGCGACGATGCGGGTGAGCGTTTCCGTCCGGTCAAGCTGGCTCAGCCCGGCCCCGCTTCGGCTATCGCCTGCGTTTCGGGCGATGTTGTTGTCATCGCCGGACCACGCGGTGTTCACGCACACGCATTCGACATCAAGTAA
- a CDS encoding pyruvate carboxylase, giving the protein MRKIQKILVANRSEIAIRVMRAAAELGIRTVAIYAAEDRFALHRFKADESYLVGEGKKPIAAYLDIDDIIRIAKEAGVDAIHPGYGFLSENPDFAEACARNGIVFIGPTPEVMRTLGNKVAARNAAVSAGVPVMPATPALPHDIEQAKKLAANIGYPLMLKASWGGGGRGMRVIESEAELPGQLEVARREAAAAFGNDEMYLEKLVRRARHVEVQLMGDTHGNLVHLFERDCSVQRRNQKVVERAPAPYLDDQSRAELCDAALRLGRAVNYTHAGTVEFLMDADTNQFYFIEVNPRIQVEHTVTEQVTGIDIVKAQIRVSEGMQIGDKDAQGAGIPVQADIHLNGHALQCRVTTEDPENSFTPDYGRLTAYRSASGFGIRLDGGTAYSGAVITPYYDSLLVKVTAWAPTSSEAISRMDRALREFRIRGVSTNLPFLENVINHDLFKSGQCITRFIDTTPELFRFAKKRDRATRLLRFVGEVAVNGNPEMKGRKGIDGVLTAPILPPLSRAAPIVPGSRDTLKLLGAEKFSQWMKEQKQVLLTDTTMRDAHQSLFATRMRTADMLAIAPYYARMLPNLFSMECWGGATFDVSMRFLKEDPWERLAQLREAVPNILFQMLLRASNAVGYTNYADNVVKHFVQQAAKGGVDLFRVFDSLNWVENMRVAIDAVRDTGALCEGAICYTGDPFDPARSKYSLQYYVKMAKDLERAGVNILAIKDMAGVCKPQAARALVKALKEEVGLPIHFHTHDTSGISAASMLAAVEAGCDAVDGAMDAMSGLTSQPNLGSMAAALSHTERDPQLDKQALFAISQYWEGVRRQYAPFEADMRSGTSDVYRHEMPGGQYTNLREQARSMGIEHRWTEVAQAYADVNQLFGDIVKVTPTSKVVGDMALFMVANDLSPDDVKNPGKTVAFPESVISLFKGELGFPPDGFPKELESKVLNGEAPMQGRPGANLPPVDFAQARADVEKTIGRSVSEQELASYLMYPKVFRDYAEHRRQFGNVSVLPTPVFFYGLKEGQEISVDIDQGKTLVVRLQGRTDLEEEGQSKLFFELNGQPRVVRIDRAGAAKQVTHPRAQEGNANHIGAPMPGMVVTLAVKPGQKVSKGDPLVSIEAMKMETMIRAERDAVVKHIYVKPGAVVAAKDLLCELAN; this is encoded by the coding sequence ATGCGCAAGATTCAAAAAATACTGGTTGCCAACCGTTCCGAAATCGCCATCCGTGTCATGCGCGCCGCCGCCGAGCTCGGCATCCGCACGGTGGCCATTTACGCCGCCGAAGACCGCTTCGCGCTGCACCGCTTCAAGGCCGATGAAAGCTATCTGGTGGGGGAGGGCAAGAAACCGATTGCCGCCTATCTGGATATCGACGACATCATCCGCATCGCCAAGGAAGCGGGCGTGGATGCGATCCACCCCGGATACGGCTTCCTCTCGGAAAACCCCGATTTCGCCGAAGCCTGCGCCAGGAACGGCATCGTGTTCATCGGCCCTACGCCGGAAGTCATGCGCACCCTCGGCAACAAGGTCGCCGCGCGTAATGCTGCGGTGTCGGCCGGCGTGCCGGTCATGCCTGCCACGCCGGCCTTGCCGCACGATATTGAACAAGCGAAGAAGCTGGCCGCCAACATCGGCTACCCGCTGATGTTGAAAGCCAGCTGGGGCGGCGGCGGCCGTGGCATGCGCGTGATCGAATCCGAAGCCGAGCTGCCGGGCCAGCTGGAAGTGGCGCGCCGCGAAGCGGCCGCCGCCTTCGGCAACGACGAGATGTACCTGGAAAAGCTGGTGCGCCGCGCGCGCCACGTCGAGGTGCAGCTGATGGGCGACACCCACGGCAACCTGGTGCATTTGTTCGAGCGCGACTGCTCGGTGCAGCGGCGCAACCAGAAAGTGGTGGAGCGCGCGCCCGCGCCCTACCTGGACGACCAATCACGCGCCGAACTGTGCGACGCCGCCCTGCGCCTGGGCCGCGCCGTTAATTACACCCACGCCGGCACCGTCGAATTCCTGATGGATGCCGACACCAACCAGTTTTATTTCATCGAGGTCAACCCGCGCATCCAGGTCGAGCATACGGTCACCGAGCAGGTGACCGGGATCGACATCGTCAAGGCCCAGATCCGCGTTTCCGAAGGCATGCAGATCGGCGACAAGGATGCCCAGGGTGCCGGCATCCCGGTGCAGGCCGATATCCATCTGAACGGCCACGCGCTGCAATGCCGGGTCACCACCGAAGACCCGGAAAACAGCTTCACCCCCGACTACGGGCGCCTGACCGCTTACCGCAGCGCTTCCGGATTCGGCATTCGCCTGGATGGCGGCACCGCCTATTCGGGCGCGGTGATCACCCCGTACTACGATTCCCTGCTGGTCAAAGTCACCGCCTGGGCACCGACTTCGAGCGAGGCGATTTCGCGCATGGACCGCGCGCTGCGCGAGTTCCGTATCCGCGGCGTCTCGACCAACCTGCCATTCCTGGAAAATGTCATCAACCATGACTTGTTCAAGAGCGGCCAGTGCATCACCCGTTTCATCGACACCACGCCGGAACTGTTCCGCTTCGCCAAGAAGCGTGACCGCGCCACCCGCCTGCTGCGCTTCGTCGGTGAAGTGGCGGTCAACGGCAACCCGGAAATGAAGGGCCGCAAAGGAATCGACGGTGTGCTGACCGCGCCCATCCTGCCGCCGCTGAGCCGTGCCGCGCCGATCGTGCCGGGCTCGCGCGACACCCTCAAGCTGCTGGGCGCCGAGAAATTCTCGCAATGGATGAAAGAGCAGAAGCAGGTGCTGTTGACCGACACCACCATGCGCGACGCCCACCAGTCGTTGTTCGCCACCCGCATGCGCACCGCCGACATGCTGGCCATCGCCCCATACTATGCGCGCATGCTGCCCAACCTGTTCTCGATGGAATGCTGGGGCGGCGCCACTTTCGACGTTTCGATGCGCTTCCTGAAGGAAGACCCCTGGGAGCGTCTGGCGCAGCTGCGCGAAGCCGTGCCCAACATCCTGTTCCAGATGCTCTTGCGTGCATCGAACGCGGTCGGCTATACCAATTATGCCGATAACGTCGTCAAGCACTTCGTGCAGCAGGCGGCAAAAGGCGGCGTCGACCTGTTCCGCGTGTTCGACTCGCTCAACTGGGTCGAGAACATGCGCGTGGCGATCGATGCGGTGCGCGACACCGGCGCCCTGTGCGAAGGCGCGATCTGCTACACCGGCGACCCGTTCGACCCGGCGCGTTCCAAGTACAGCCTGCAGTATTACGTCAAGATGGCCAAGGATCTGGAACGCGCCGGCGTCAATATCCTGGCGATCAAGGACATGGCCGGCGTGTGCAAGCCGCAGGCTGCGCGCGCCCTGGTCAAGGCGCTGAAGGAAGAGGTCGGCCTGCCGATCCATTTCCATACCCACGACACCAGCGGCATCTCCGCCGCCTCGATGCTGGCGGCGGTCGAAGCCGGCTGTGACGCCGTCGACGGCGCCATGGACGCCATGAGCGGCCTGACCTCGCAGCCGAACCTGGGTTCGATGGCCGCAGCGCTGAGCCACACCGAGCGCGACCCGCAGCTGGACAAGCAGGCGCTGTTCGCCATCTCCCAGTACTGGGAAGGCGTGCGCCGCCAGTACGCGCCGTTCGAAGCCGACATGCGCTCGGGCACCTCTGACGTCTATCGCCACGAGATGCCCGGCGGCCAGTACACTAACCTGCGCGAGCAGGCCCGGTCGATGGGTATCGAGCATCGCTGGACCGAAGTGGCGCAAGCCTATGCCGACGTCAACCAGCTGTTCGGCGATATCGTCAAGGTCACGCCGACCTCGAAAGTGGTGGGCGACATGGCGCTGTTCATGGTCGCCAACGACCTGAGCCCGGACGACGTGAAAAACCCGGGCAAGACCGTCGCCTTCCCGGAATCGGTGATCTCGCTGTTCAAGGGCGAGCTCGGCTTTCCGCCGGACGGCTTCCCGAAGGAGCTGGAAAGCAAGGTCTTGAATGGCGAGGCGCCGATGCAGGGCCGGCCGGGCGCGAACCTGCCGCCGGTCGATTTCGCCCAGGCCCGCGCCGACGTCGAAAAAACCATCGGCCGCAGCGTCAGCGAGCAGGAGCTGGCCTCGTACCTGATGTACCCGAAAGTTTTCCGTGACTATGCGGAACACCGCCGTCAATTCGGCAACGTCAGCGTGCTGCCGACACCGGTCTTCTTCTACGGCCTGAAGGAAGGTCAGGAAATCTCGGTCGACATCGATCAGGGCAAGACCCTGGTGGTGCGCCTGCAGGGCCGTACAGACCTGGAAGAAGAAGGGCAGAGCAAGCTGTTCTTCGAGCTGAACGGTCAGCCGCGCGTGGTCCGCATCGACCGTGCCGGTGCGGCAAAGCAGGTCACGCACCCGCGCGCGCAAGAGGGCAATGCCAACCACATCGGCGCGCCGATGCCGGGCATGGTGGTGACCCTGGCGGTCAAGCCCGGCCAGAAGGTGAGCAAAGGCGACCCGCTGGTCTCGATCGAGGCGATGAAGATGGAAACCATGATCCGCGCCGAGCGCGATGCGGTGGTCAAGCACATCTATGTCAAGCCAGGAGCGGTGGTGGCGGCCAAAGACTTGTTGTGCGAACTGGCGAATTGA
- a CDS encoding efflux RND transporter permease subunit: MAVSTDLMDRMPVVRSLEDFDPKSGNALERLIFNHRLSVMIACAVITLLLAAGAAMKLTLNASFEKMIPQSQPYIKNYLDNKEELRGLGNTLRIVVENTNGDIFDPNYQEALRKINDELFLTPGVDRAWVKSLWTPGVRWNEVTEEGLRGGPVMPDSYDGSPKATEQLRLNIARAGIVGRMVGNDFKSSMIIVPLMEKDPATGKAIDYRSLSRVLEDNIRARFERDSGGNVRIHIIGFAKLVGDLIDGLSQVMSFFAAAALIAIAIIYLYTRCVRSTALVIACSVIAVAWQLGLVALLGFELDPFSILVPFLIFAIGVSHGAQKMNGIMQDIGRGTHRLVAARYTFRRLFLAGMTALLADAVGFAVLMVIDIPVIQDLALTASIGVAVLIFTNLILLPVLLSYTGVSAAAAERSLRAEQEEASGKGFAAAWNALDRFTERRWALGAVAVALVLGIGGFLVSLHLKIGDLEAGAPELRADSRYNRDNAYIGANYSLSSDQFAVIVKTPPEGCLNYQTLVEADRLAWNLQQVPGVQTTAFLGNAVRQITAGSNEGSPKWLTLARNQDVLNYGAQQASVNSPDLFNNDCSVMPVIAYLTDHRAETLDRVVAEASRFADRHSQPDRQFLLAAGNAGIEAATNIVVREANRTMLLYVYGAVILLCLITFRSWRATIVAVVPLVLTSILCEALMVVLGIGVKVATLPVIALGVGIGVDYALYLLSIQLAQQRAGESLAVAYKRSIQFTGKVVALVGITLAAGVVTWVWSPIKFQADMGILLTFMFVLNMIGALILIPALSHFLLNKSSKEVPVQAPLQQAA; the protein is encoded by the coding sequence ATGGCTGTTTCTACAGATTTGATGGATAGGATGCCGGTCGTACGGTCGCTTGAGGATTTCGATCCGAAATCCGGCAACGCACTGGAACGGCTGATTTTCAACCATCGCCTGAGCGTCATGATCGCCTGTGCGGTGATCACGCTGCTGCTCGCGGCGGGAGCGGCGATGAAGCTGACACTCAATGCCAGCTTCGAAAAAATGATTCCGCAGAGCCAGCCATACATCAAGAATTATCTCGACAACAAGGAGGAATTGCGCGGCCTGGGCAATACGCTGCGCATCGTTGTCGAAAATACCAATGGCGACATCTTCGATCCCAATTATCAGGAAGCCCTGCGCAAGATCAATGACGAGCTTTTCCTCACCCCGGGCGTCGACCGCGCGTGGGTGAAGTCCCTGTGGACGCCGGGTGTTCGCTGGAACGAAGTCACCGAGGAAGGCCTGCGCGGCGGCCCGGTGATGCCGGACTCCTATGATGGTTCGCCAAAAGCCACGGAACAGCTGCGCTTGAATATCGCGCGCGCCGGTATTGTCGGGCGCATGGTCGGTAATGACTTCAAGTCAAGCATGATCATCGTGCCCCTGATGGAAAAAGATCCGGCCACCGGAAAGGCGATCGATTACCGTTCGCTGTCGCGCGTACTTGAAGACAATATTCGAGCCAGGTTCGAGCGCGACTCCGGCGGCAACGTGCGCATCCACATCATCGGTTTCGCCAAGCTGGTGGGCGACCTGATCGACGGCTTGAGCCAGGTGATGAGTTTCTTCGCCGCCGCAGCGCTGATCGCGATCGCCATCATCTATCTGTATACGCGCTGCGTGCGCAGCACCGCGCTAGTAATTGCCTGTTCGGTGATTGCGGTAGCATGGCAGCTCGGCCTGGTCGCCTTGCTCGGTTTCGAACTTGATCCCTTCTCGATTCTTGTGCCTTTCCTCATTTTCGCCATCGGCGTTTCGCACGGTGCGCAGAAGATGAACGGCATCATGCAGGACATCGGCCGCGGCACGCACCGCCTGGTGGCGGCGCGCTATACATTCCGCCGCCTGTTCCTGGCAGGGATGACGGCGCTGCTGGCCGATGCGGTCGGATTCGCCGTGCTGATGGTGATCGATATTCCGGTGATTCAGGACCTGGCGCTAACCGCGAGTATCGGCGTAGCCGTCCTGATATTCACCAACCTGATCCTCTTGCCGGTACTGCTATCCTACACTGGCGTGAGCGCTGCTGCAGCTGAACGGAGTCTTCGCGCCGAACAGGAAGAGGCAAGCGGCAAGGGCTTCGCCGCAGCCTGGAATGCGCTCGACCGCTTTACCGAGCGACGCTGGGCGCTGGGGGCAGTCGCTGTTGCGCTTGTTTTAGGCATTGGCGGCTTTTTGGTCAGCCTGCACTTGAAGATCGGCGACCTCGAGGCAGGCGCCCCCGAATTGCGTGCCGATTCGCGCTATAACCGCGACAACGCCTACATCGGCGCAAACTATTCGCTTTCCAGCGACCAGTTTGCAGTCATCGTGAAAACGCCGCCCGAGGGCTGCCTCAATTACCAGACCCTGGTTGAGGCCGACCGTCTCGCGTGGAACCTGCAGCAAGTGCCGGGTGTGCAAACCACGGCCTTCCTCGGCAACGCGGTTCGGCAGATTACCGCTGGCTCCAATGAGGGCAGTCCGAAATGGTTGACGCTGGCGCGCAACCAGGATGTATTGAATTACGGCGCACAGCAGGCTTCGGTCAACAGCCCGGACCTGTTCAACAATGATTGTTCGGTGATGCCGGTGATCGCCTACTTGACCGACCATCGCGCCGAGACTCTCGACCGCGTCGTCGCCGAGGCCAGCCGTTTCGCCGACCGGCATTCCCAGCCCGACCGCCAGTTTCTGTTGGCTGCGGGCAACGCCGGCATTGAGGCAGCCACCAATATCGTCGTGCGCGAAGCCAACCGCACCATGCTGCTGTACGTCTACGGCGCGGTGATCTTGCTTTGTCTCATCACTTTCCGCAGCTGGCGTGCCACGATCGTGGCCGTGGTGCCGCTGGTCTTGACCTCGATTCTGTGTGAAGCGCTGATGGTGGTGCTGGGCATCGGCGTGAAAGTGGCGACGCTGCCGGTGATTGCGCTGGGTGTCGGCATCGGCGTCGACTATGCGCTCTACCTGCTTTCCATCCAGCTGGCGCAGCAGCGCGCCGGCGAATCGCTGGCGGTGGCGTACAAGCGCTCGATCCAGTTCACCGGCAAAGTGGTGGCGCTGGTCGGCATCACCTTGGCGGCAGGCGTGGTGACCTGGGTCTGGTCGCCTATCAAGTTCCAGGCCGACATGGGCATCCTACTAACCTTCATGTTTGTTTTGAACATGATCGGTGCGCTGATCCTGATTCCGGCTTTGTCGCACTTCCTCCTGAATAAATCATCGAAGGAAGTACCTGTGCAGGCGCCGCTACAGCAGGCTGCCTGA
- a CDS encoding YeiH family protein, with product MRQHIALSCQSMPVLWPGILTAITIALAATFIAEHQGGPQLLYALFFGMAFNFAANGEKIKPGIDFASRQILRFGVALLGARITLEQIATLGGGSVLLVIAGVVLTILFGILLGRVLKRPLVEGIVAGGAVAICGASAALAISAVLPRNEENQRFTLFTVVGVTTLSTIAMIAYPAVARFLGLDANASAVFLGGTIHDVAQVVAAGYLISPEVGDAATFVKLLRVGMLLPVVACIALLFRKQGGGQGDKPPVLPMFLVGFAVLMLVNSAGWIPHQVSAGFSNLSRWCLVVAISALGVKTSFQQLAKLGWRPVAMLVINTVFLAVLILCGLMLLR from the coding sequence ATGCGTCAGCATATTGCTTTGTCTTGCCAATCAATGCCGGTGCTGTGGCCGGGCATTCTCACTGCCATCACAATCGCGCTGGCGGCTACTTTCATCGCCGAGCATCAGGGCGGCCCGCAACTGCTGTATGCACTATTCTTCGGCATGGCTTTCAATTTCGCCGCCAATGGCGAAAAGATCAAGCCCGGCATCGACTTCGCTTCACGCCAGATCCTGCGCTTCGGCGTAGCCTTGCTGGGCGCGCGCATCACGCTCGAGCAAATTGCCACGCTCGGTGGCGGCTCGGTCTTGCTGGTGATCGCCGGCGTGGTACTGACGATCCTGTTCGGCATATTGCTCGGACGCGTGTTGAAGCGTCCGCTCGTGGAAGGCATCGTCGCAGGCGGCGCGGTGGCAATTTGCGGCGCGTCCGCCGCGCTGGCAATCTCGGCGGTATTGCCACGCAACGAGGAAAACCAGCGTTTCACCTTGTTTACCGTGGTGGGTGTGACGACGCTCTCTACCATCGCCATGATCGCCTATCCCGCGGTGGCACGCTTTCTGGGATTGGATGCCAATGCATCCGCCGTTTTTCTCGGCGGCACCATTCACGACGTAGCGCAAGTGGTGGCAGCGGGTTACCTGATTTCTCCCGAGGTCGGCGATGCCGCCACCTTCGTCAAGCTGCTGCGGGTCGGCATGCTGTTGCCGGTGGTCGCCTGTATTGCCCTGTTGTTTCGCAAGCAGGGTGGCGGCCAAGGCGACAAGCCGCCGGTCTTGCCGATGTTTCTGGTCGGCTTTGCCGTCCTCATGCTGGTCAACAGTGCCGGCTGGATTCCGCACCAGGTCAGCGCAGGTTTTTCCAACTTGTCGCGTTGGTGTCTGGTGGTGGCAATTTCCGCGCTGGGCGTCAAGACATCCTTTCAACAACTGGCCAAGCTGGGCTGGCGCCCAGTAGCGATGCTGGTGATCAATACCGTGTTTCTGGCAGTGCTGATTCTCTGTGGGCTGATGCTGTTGCGTTAA
- a CDS encoding acetyl-CoA C-acyltransferase family protein, whose protein sequence is MTSKKDVVIVGAVRTAIGTFGGALKDMSACDLGAIVVREAFARAGVEAAQAGQIVFGNVIPCEPRDMYVSRVAGITAGMAKESAALNVNRLCGSGLQAIVTAANAIQLGDAEVAVGGGVETMSRAPYIFPAGRWGVRMGDSKMVDMMTGALSDPFGAGHMGITAENVAQQFGISREEQDAFALESQRRATAAIAAGHFKLQIVPVEIAGRKGVTLFDTDEHPKSDTTLESLAKLKPAFKKEAGSVTAGNASGLNDGAAACVLMEAGAAERAGLKPLARLVSYAVAGVDPAVMGTGPIPAVKLALQRAGLTLADMHVIESNEAFAAQSLGVCKGLDLDPARTNPNGGAIALGHPLGASGAIITVKCLYELIRTGKRYGLATMCIGGGQGIAAVFERL, encoded by the coding sequence ATGACAAGCAAGAAAGATGTAGTGATCGTCGGCGCGGTGCGTACCGCCATCGGCACTTTTGGCGGCGCACTGAAGGACATGTCGGCCTGCGACTTGGGCGCGATCGTGGTGCGGGAAGCGTTTGCACGCGCCGGCGTCGAAGCGGCGCAGGCCGGGCAAATCGTTTTCGGCAACGTCATTCCCTGCGAACCGCGCGACATGTATGTCTCGCGTGTTGCCGGTATTACAGCCGGCATGGCCAAGGAATCCGCCGCGCTGAACGTGAATCGTCTGTGCGGCTCCGGTCTGCAGGCGATCGTCACGGCGGCCAACGCGATTCAGCTCGGCGACGCTGAAGTGGCGGTCGGCGGCGGCGTCGAAACCATGAGCCGTGCGCCTTATATTTTCCCGGCAGGACGCTGGGGCGTGCGCATGGGCGACAGCAAGATGGTCGACATGATGACCGGGGCACTGTCGGATCCTTTCGGCGCCGGGCACATGGGCATCACCGCCGAAAATGTGGCGCAGCAATTTGGCATCTCGCGTGAGGAACAGGATGCGTTCGCGCTGGAAAGTCAGCGGCGCGCCACCGCCGCGATTGCCGCCGGCCATTTCAAGTTGCAAATCGTGCCGGTCGAAATCGCCGGGCGCAAAGGCGTGACCTTGTTCGACACCGACGAGCACCCCAAGAGCGATACCACGCTGGAATCGCTGGCCAAGCTCAAGCCCGCATTCAAGAAGGAAGCCGGATCCGTCACCGCGGGCAATGCATCCGGACTGAATGACGGCGCGGCTGCCTGCGTGCTGATGGAAGCGGGTGCTGCGGAACGTGCTGGCCTGAAACCGCTGGCACGCCTGGTGTCATATGCCGTCGCCGGCGTCGACCCGGCGGTGATGGGAACCGGCCCGATCCCCGCCGTCAAGCTGGCGCTACAGCGCGCAGGCTTGACGCTTGCCGACATGCATGTGATCGAATCCAATGAAGCATTCGCGGCGCAGTCGCTAGGGGTATGCAAGGGCCTCGACCTGGACCCGGCCCGCACCAATCCGAATGGCGGCGCTATTGCACTGGGCCATCCGCTTGGCGCGAGCGGCGCGATCATTACCGTCAAATGCCTGTATGAACTGATTCGCACCGGCAAGCGTTATGGGCTGGCGACGATGTGCATCGGCGGCGGGCAGGGTATTGCCGCCGTCTTCGAACGCCTGTAA